In Pseudoalteromonas marina, a genomic segment contains:
- the pssA gene encoding CDP-diacylglycerol--serine O-phosphatidyltransferase: MLFWQEKPAFGLTSKDVNVLTNAQDYRTQLLNLIADAKTRIYITALYLQDDEAGREVLEALHNASLANPALEVKVLVDFHRAQRGLIGAEKSDGNASLYCDYLEKFKSNVQVFGVPVKAKELFGVLHLKGFVIDDTLLYSGASLNNVYLQHSDRYRLDRYFLITQKGLCDSVIDFIESKLLSSVAVPRIDTRPLKRLIDFKLEQKQLMRDLKAASYKSAEQASNNALNIRLFLGLGRRHNELNRMIKALFDTTERELVLYTPYFNFPAPLMRSLRRLLKQGKHITIVVGDKTANDFYMPPSEPFSKIGALPYLYETILHKFVKTQKRHIDNGNLNVYLWKHDNNSFHLKGICADRSKHLLSGHNLNPRAWGLDIENGILIEDPEQTIMQAIDNEKHEILKHCRRLTGPDDLETMEDYPQPVKKLLGQAKRVKVDFIIKRFI; the protein is encoded by the coding sequence ATGTTATTTTGGCAGGAAAAACCCGCATTTGGGTTGACTTCAAAAGACGTTAACGTCTTAACCAATGCGCAAGATTACCGCACACAATTACTTAATTTAATCGCTGACGCAAAAACGCGCATTTATATTACTGCGCTTTATTTGCAAGATGATGAAGCAGGCCGCGAAGTTTTAGAGGCATTACACAATGCGTCTTTAGCCAACCCTGCACTTGAAGTAAAAGTACTGGTCGATTTTCATCGTGCCCAGCGTGGGCTTATTGGTGCTGAGAAATCAGACGGGAACGCAAGTTTATACTGTGACTATCTAGAAAAATTTAAATCAAATGTACAAGTATTTGGTGTACCGGTAAAAGCGAAAGAGCTGTTTGGTGTATTACACCTAAAAGGTTTTGTAATAGACGACACGTTGCTTTACAGCGGTGCTAGCTTAAATAATGTGTATTTACAGCACAGTGACCGCTACAGGCTTGACCGTTACTTTTTAATTACGCAAAAAGGCCTGTGTGACTCTGTAATAGACTTTATTGAATCAAAGCTATTGAGTTCAGTGGCAGTGCCTCGTATCGACACGCGTCCGCTCAAGCGATTAATTGACTTTAAACTTGAACAAAAGCAATTAATGCGTGATCTAAAAGCAGCAAGTTATAAGTCGGCTGAGCAAGCAAGCAATAATGCGTTAAATATTCGTTTGTTTTTAGGGCTTGGGCGTCGTCATAACGAACTTAATCGTATGATCAAAGCCCTTTTTGATACAACAGAGCGTGAGTTAGTACTTTATACACCGTACTTCAATTTTCCTGCGCCGCTTATGCGTTCGTTACGCAGGCTTTTGAAACAAGGCAAACATATTACAATTGTTGTGGGTGATAAAACCGCTAATGATTTTTATATGCCACCTAGTGAGCCGTTTAGTAAAATTGGTGCGTTGCCTTATTTATACGAAACTATTTTGCATAAATTTGTTAAAACACAAAAACGCCATATAGATAACGGTAACTTAAATGTATACCTTTGGAAACACGACAATAACTCTTTCCATTTAAAAGGAATATGTGCAGATAGATCAAAGCATTTATTGAGTGGGCATAACCTAAACCCACGAGCATGGGGCTTAGACATAGAAAACGGGATATTAATTGAAGATCCTGAGCAAACTATTATGCAAGCAATTGATAACGAAAAGCATGAAATTCTTAAGCACTGTCGCCGACTAACAGGGCCAGACGATTTAGAAACCATGGAAGATTACCCTCAGCCAGTTAAAAAGTTACTTGGCCAAGCAAAACGGGTAAAAGTAGACTTTATTATTAAACGGTTTATTTAG
- the ald gene encoding alanine dehydrogenase — MIIGVPKEIKNHEYRVGMVPASVRELVNHGHQVVVETNAGMGIGFTDEDYTQAGADILATAADVFANAEMIVKVKEPQAVERAMLREDQILFTYLHLAPDLPQTEDLVKSKAICIAYETVTDSRGGLPLLAPMSEVAGRMSIQAGAQALEKSNHGRGMLLGGVPGVEPAKVVVIGGGMVGRSAAQMAVGLGADVVVLDRNIDVLRALDAQFGNKVKAIYSTADALEKHVLEADLVIGGVLIPGAAAPKLVTAEHIKAMKPGAAIVDVAIDQGGCIATSKATTHADPTFIVDEVVHYCVANMPGAVPRTSTFALNNATLPFIINLANKGYKKALLDDANFLKGLNVIKGQVTYKEVAEAFNMDYVDPRTAVENA; from the coding sequence ATGATTATTGGTGTACCTAAAGAAATCAAAAACCATGAATACCGTGTAGGTATGGTTCCTGCTAGTGTTCGTGAATTAGTAAATCACGGCCACCAAGTGGTTGTAGAAACGAATGCAGGTATGGGCATTGGTTTTACAGATGAAGATTACACCCAAGCAGGTGCAGACATTTTAGCAACTGCGGCTGACGTTTTTGCAAACGCAGAAATGATTGTAAAAGTAAAAGAACCACAAGCAGTTGAACGTGCAATGCTTCGTGAAGACCAAATTCTTTTCACTTACCTTCACCTTGCACCGGATCTTCCACAAACTGAAGACCTTGTTAAGAGCAAAGCGATTTGTATTGCTTATGAAACAGTAACTGACTCTCGTGGTGGTTTACCACTTTTAGCGCCAATGAGTGAAGTAGCTGGCCGTATGTCTATCCAAGCCGGTGCACAAGCCCTTGAAAAATCTAACCACGGTCGTGGTATGTTACTAGGCGGCGTACCTGGTGTTGAGCCAGCTAAAGTTGTTGTTATCGGCGGCGGCATGGTTGGTCGTAGCGCAGCACAAATGGCTGTAGGCCTAGGTGCTGATGTTGTAGTACTTGATCGTAATATCGATGTACTACGTGCACTAGACGCACAGTTTGGTAATAAAGTTAAAGCTATTTACTCAACAGCTGATGCACTTGAAAAACACGTACTAGAAGCAGACCTAGTAATTGGTGGCGTACTAATCCCTGGCGCTGCTGCTCCTAAGCTTGTAACAGCAGAGCACATCAAAGCAATGAAGCCTGGCGCTGCTATTGTTGACGTTGCTATTGACCAAGGCGGTTGTATTGCAACATCTAAAGCAACAACGCATGCTGATCCTACTTTCATCGTTGATGAAGTTGTTCACTACTGTGTTGCTAACATGCCGGGTGCTGTTCCTCGTACGTCTACATTTGCACTTAACAATGCAACATTGCCGTTTATCATTAACCTTGCAAACAAAGGTTACAAAAAGGCATTGCTAGACGACGCTAACTTCCTAAAAGGCTTAAATGTAATTAAAGGCCAAGTAACGTACAAAGAAGTTGCTGAAGCATTTAACATGGATTACGTTGACCCACGTACAGCGGTTGAAAACGCTTAA
- the lrp gene encoding leucine-responsive transcriptional regulator Lrp — MHQLLDRIDRKILMELQHDGRLSNVELARRVGLSATPCLERVKKLEREGYILGYKAVVDPAKLGQGLSVYVEVTITKTSPDVFDEFSAAVKKHEEIIECHLVSGNFDFLLKTRVNDMSEYRGVLGDILLKLPNVSESRTYVVMEEVKGEDGVIIRPYIA; from the coding sequence ATGCATCAGTTATTAGACAGAATAGACCGTAAAATTTTGATGGAATTACAACATGATGGGCGTCTTTCAAATGTTGAACTGGCCCGACGAGTTGGCCTGAGCGCCACGCCCTGCCTAGAGCGCGTAAAAAAGCTTGAGCGAGAAGGTTACATACTCGGATACAAAGCGGTGGTCGATCCGGCTAAGTTAGGGCAGGGGTTATCGGTGTATGTAGAAGTTACGATTACCAAAACCTCGCCAGACGTATTTGACGAGTTTAGTGCAGCCGTGAAAAAGCACGAAGAAATAATAGAATGTCACCTAGTGTCGGGTAATTTTGATTTCTTACTTAAAACGCGTGTTAATGATATGTCAGAATACCGTGGTGTATTAGGAGACATTCTTTTAAAATTGCCAAACGTGAGTGAAAGTCGCACCTATGTAGTTATGGAAGAAGTTAAAGGTGAAGATGGCGTAATTATTCGCCCTTACATTGCATAA
- a CDS encoding DNA translocase FtsK, which yields MRLNGVQRLLETGLIISTFAAIFILCALISFDPADPSWSQTGEFRNVKNITGTAGAWVADILLLTFGWLAYLVPAAIQLFGYLLFKQPHRILQLDYTTLALRIIGLALFVTSATAISSINFDDIYNFSSGGVVGDVIATAMMPAFNFTGTSILLLCFFFAGLTLLTGVSWVDFVDYLGDLMVRLYRFITSYIKGWINRERIAANTNSDNVDAQFNDDLTEQLEAPVEAKNDAPQKAINKPQTPFTEPQISDDYSPFDELDDILDQEIGFSAIDDEPMDTAAALNALDQSQVVEPEKPVTTVVSPARPMPKAKPAYQPPPTAKEKFEQLLDQEPPPGPLPSLDLLDRPDKAKNPISQEELDVVSRLVETKLLDFNVQATVVGVYPGPVVTRFELDLAPGIKVSKITGLSKDLARSLSAISVRVVEVIPGKTYIGIELPNKHREIVRLSEVINAPKFEQNPSPLTMVLGKDIAGQPVCADLGKMPHLLVAGTTGSGKSVGVNVMILSLLYKSGPDDVRMIMIDPKMLELSVYEGIPHLLCEVVTDMKEAANALRWCVGEMERRYKLMSALGVRNLKGYNQKVLDAKEAGYPIMDPLFKDTDGMKDGPDELEKLPSIVVVIDEFADMMMIVGKKVEELIARIAQKARAAGIHLVLATQRPSVDVITGLIKANIPTRMAFQVSSKIDSRTILDQQGAENLLGMGDMLYLPPGTSVPERVHGAFVDDHEVHAVVNDWKARAKPNYIDEILNGDATEDILLPGEASESADEESDPLYDEAVSFVIETGKVSVSSVQRKLRVGYNRAARLVEQMETSGIVSSPGHNGARDVLVPNGANQ from the coding sequence ATGCGCCTAAACGGTGTGCAAAGACTATTAGAAACAGGGCTGATTATCAGTACCTTTGCTGCAATATTTATTTTATGTGCCTTAATCAGTTTTGATCCGGCAGATCCTTCGTGGTCGCAAACCGGCGAATTTAGAAACGTAAAAAATATTACAGGCACAGCCGGTGCGTGGGTTGCCGATATACTGCTGCTTACTTTTGGGTGGCTTGCGTATTTAGTTCCGGCGGCAATTCAGTTATTCGGCTATTTATTATTTAAACAGCCGCACCGTATTTTACAGCTTGATTACACAACATTAGCCCTGCGTATTATTGGCCTAGCCCTTTTTGTGACCTCTGCTACGGCAATTAGCAGTATTAACTTTGACGATATTTATAATTTTTCATCAGGCGGGGTAGTGGGAGATGTCATTGCGACAGCCATGATGCCGGCGTTTAATTTTACCGGCACATCCATTTTGCTATTGTGCTTCTTTTTTGCAGGATTAACCCTTTTAACGGGCGTGTCGTGGGTTGATTTTGTAGATTACCTAGGCGATTTAATGGTTAGGTTGTATCGCTTTATTACTTCGTACATAAAAGGTTGGATAAACAGAGAACGAATTGCTGCAAACACAAACAGTGACAATGTAGATGCTCAGTTTAACGACGACCTCACAGAGCAGCTTGAAGCGCCAGTAGAGGCAAAAAACGACGCACCTCAAAAAGCCATTAATAAACCGCAAACGCCTTTTACAGAGCCACAAATCAGTGACGACTACAGCCCATTTGATGAGCTTGACGATATACTCGATCAAGAAATTGGTTTTAGTGCAATAGATGATGAACCAATGGATACGGCAGCGGCATTAAACGCGCTTGATCAAAGCCAAGTTGTAGAACCTGAAAAACCAGTTACAACAGTGGTATCGCCAGCAAGGCCTATGCCTAAAGCAAAGCCTGCGTATCAGCCACCACCAACAGCAAAAGAAAAGTTTGAACAACTGCTTGACCAAGAGCCGCCACCAGGCCCACTACCGTCGCTTGATTTACTCGACAGACCCGATAAAGCTAAAAACCCAATTTCGCAAGAAGAGCTCGATGTTGTATCGCGCCTTGTAGAGACAAAACTTCTCGACTTTAACGTACAAGCCACGGTAGTTGGTGTATATCCTGGGCCTGTTGTAACGCGATTTGAGCTTGATTTAGCACCGGGAATAAAGGTGTCTAAAATTACCGGTTTATCAAAAGATTTAGCCCGCTCGCTTTCAGCGATTAGTGTACGTGTTGTTGAAGTTATTCCGGGTAAAACTTACATAGGCATAGAGCTGCCTAACAAACACCGTGAAATAGTACGCTTGTCTGAAGTAATAAATGCGCCTAAATTTGAGCAAAATCCATCACCGCTTACCATGGTATTAGGTAAAGACATTGCAGGGCAACCTGTGTGTGCCGATTTAGGTAAAATGCCACATTTATTGGTAGCTGGTACAACGGGCTCGGGTAAGTCAGTGGGCGTTAATGTAATGATATTAAGCTTACTGTATAAATCTGGCCCAGATGATGTACGTATGATCATGATTGACCCTAAAATGCTTGAACTTTCGGTTTACGAGGGTATTCCGCACCTATTGTGTGAAGTTGTTACCGACATGAAAGAAGCGGCTAACGCGCTGCGTTGGTGTGTAGGTGAAATGGAACGTCGTTATAAATTGATGTCAGCGTTGGGTGTGCGTAATTTAAAAGGTTACAACCAAAAAGTACTTGATGCCAAAGAAGCGGGCTACCCCATTATGGACCCACTTTTTAAAGACACAGACGGTATGAAGGACGGCCCCGACGAGCTTGAAAAACTACCAAGCATTGTTGTGGTAATTGATGAGTTTGCCGACATGATGATGATTGTTGGTAAAAAAGTAGAAGAACTTATTGCACGTATAGCGCAAAAAGCACGTGCAGCAGGGATTCACTTAGTACTTGCAACACAGCGCCCGTCGGTTGATGTAATTACAGGCTTAATTAAAGCCAATATACCAACGCGTATGGCGTTTCAGGTATCCAGTAAAATAGATTCGCGCACCATACTTGACCAGCAAGGAGCCGAAAACTTACTCGGTATGGGTGACATGCTTTATTTACCGCCAGGCACAAGCGTGCCAGAGCGTGTGCATGGCGCATTTGTAGATGACCACGAAGTACACGCAGTCGTTAACGATTGGAAAGCGCGTGCTAAGCCTAATTACATAGATGAAATTCTTAATGGCGATGCCACTGAAGATATTTTACTACCCGGTGAAGCAAGTGAAAGTGCAGATGAAGAGTCAGACCCACTTTACGACGAAGCAGTCTCATTTGTAATTGAAACAGGCAAGGTATCGGTTTCATCAGTACAACGTAAGTTACGCGTAGGCTATAACCGTGCAGCACGCTTAGTAGAACAAATGGAAACATCAGGTATCGTAAGTTCACCAGGTCATAATGGTGCTCGCGATGTATTAGTACCTAATGGAGCAAACCAATGA